The following are from one region of the Centropristis striata isolate RG_2023a ecotype Rhode Island chromosome 19, C.striata_1.0, whole genome shotgun sequence genome:
- the LOC131992219 gene encoding basic proline-rich protein-like: MLFTQVLDYGHARLPPGEQEKAVTGKPFSGIFNILLILLLAGDVELNPGPVPAGPSPSLAGPTSLLMGPSPRAAGLTILLAQPMLLLARPLPLLTGPLPLQAGFPPLLAGPSLLLPGSLPLLSGPPPLLDGPSLLLARPPLLLARPPPLLAGPPPMLAGPPPLLAGSPPLLSGPSPLLPGPPSLLAGPSPLLAGLPPLLAGPPPLLAGSPPLLPGPSPLLPGPPSLLAGPSPLLAGLPPLLAGPPPLLAGPLPLLAGPLPLLAGPLPLLAGPPPLLAGPLPLPAGSPPLPAGPSPLLPGPPSLLAGPPPLLAGPPPLLAGPLPLLAGPLPLLAGSPPLLAGSPPLLPGPPPLLAGPPPLLAGPLPLLAGPLPLLAGSPPLLPGPSPLLPGPSPLLPGPPSLLAGPSPLPARLSPLLPGSTLPLAGHPPLLTGPTKTSWPWERAQDVLQKVCCHMVNHAHLCPHRLRG, from the coding sequence ATGTTATTCACACAGGTACTGGACTATGGCCATGCTAGGCTACCCCCAGGTGAGCAGGAAAAGGCTGTTACAGGCAAACCATTCTCTGGTATCTTTAATATCTTGCTGATACTTCTTTTGGCTGGTGATGTTGAACTAAACCCTGGGCCAGTGCCAGCTGGGCCTTCACCTTCGCTAGCTGGGCCAACATCATTGTTAATGGGGCCTTCACCTCGGGCAGCTGGGCTAACAATTTTGCTAGCTCAACCGATGTTGCTGCTGGCTAGGCCCTTGCCTCTGCTAACTGGGCCATTACCACTGCAAGCTggctttccaccactgctagcTGGGCCTTCACTGTTGCTGCCTGGATCTTTGCCATTGCTATCTGGACCTCCACCACTGCTGGATGGGCCCTCACTACTGCTGGCTAGGCCTCCACTACTGCTGGCTAGGCCTCCACCTCTGCTAGCTGGGCCTCCACCTATGCTAGCTGGGCCTCCACCTCTGCTAGCTGGGTCTCCACCTCTGCTATCTGGGCCTTCACCACTGCTACCTGGACCTCCATCACTGCTAGCTGGGCCCTCACCATTGCTAGCTGGGCTTCCACCTCTGCTAGCTGGGCCTCCACCTCTGCTAGCTGGGTCTCCACCTCTGCTACCTGGGCCTTCACCACTGCTACCTGGACCTCCATCACTGCTAGCTGGGCCCTCACCATTGCTAGCTGGGCTTCCACCTCTGCTAGCTGGGCCTCCACCTCTGCTAGCTGGGCCTTTACCTCTGCTAGCTGGGCCTTTACCTCTGCTAGCTGGGCCTCTACCTCTGCTAGCTGGGCCCCCACCTCTGCTAGCTGGGCCTCTACCTCTGCCAGCTGGGTCTCCACCTCTGCCAGCTGGGCCTTCACCACTGCTACCTGGACCTCCATCACTGCTAGCTGGGCCTCCACCTCTACTAGCTGGGCCTCCACCTCTGCTAGCTGGGCCTCTACCTCTGCTAGCTGGGCCTCTACCTCTGCTAGCTGGGTCTCCACCTCTGCTAGCTGGGTCTCCACCTCTGCTACCTGGGCCTCCACCTCTGCTAGCTGGGCCTCCACCTCTGCTAGCTGGGCCTCTACCTCTGCTAGCTGGGCCTCTACCTCTGCTAGCTGGGTCTCCACCTCTGCTACCTGGGCCTTCACCACTGCTACCTGGGCCTTCACCACTGCTACCTGGACCTCCATCACTGCTAGCTGGGCCCTCACCATTGCCAGCTAGGCTTTCACCTTTGCTACCTGGATCCACACTGCCGTTAGCTGGGCATCCACCCTTGTTAACTGGGCCAACG
- the amacr gene encoding alpha-methylacyl-CoA racemase, translated as MALAGLKVVELAGLVPAPFCGMILADFGAKVIRVDRTKMGTSMDRLARGKRSVAVNLKTPEGVALVRKLCVQSDVVIEPYRKGVMEKLGLCPQTLLKENPRLIYARLTGYGQSGSYATAAGHDINYLAMSGLLSRLGRSGEKPCPPLNLMADFAGGSLTCALGIVLALLERAKSGKGQIIDASMVEGAAYVGSWIWKTRNMFVWDRPRGQNMLDGGAHFYNIYETADGKYMSVGTVESQFYTELLKGLELNDAELPPQMSFTDWPELRRVFAERFASKTQAEWTQIFDGTDACVTPVLSFDQVSLHPHNQERGSFVKDSSGEESPRPAPVLSRTPAAPCLASDPAVGEHTVEVLTEFGFTSTDIEKLLAAGVIESNPVKAKL; from the exons ATGGCACTGGCTGGACTGAAAGTTGTTGAGCTGGCCGGCCTGGTTCCGGCACCGTTCTGTGGCATGATCCTGGCAGACTTTGGAGCCAAGGTGATCCGAGTGGACCGAACTAAAATGGGCACGAGTATGGACAGACTAGCACGGGGGAAACGATCTGTGGCTGTCAACCTGAAGACGCCAGAGGGTGTAGCCCTGGTCAGGAAGCTCTGTGTCCAGTCTGATGTGGTCATTGAACCCTACCGTAAAG GTGTGATGGAGAAGCTGGGCCTCTGTCCACAGACACTGTTGAAGGAAAATCCCCGTCTGATTTACGCTCGATTGACAGGGTACGGACAGAGTGGATCTTATGCCACTGCGGCAGGGCATGACATCAACTACCTTGCCATGTCAG GCCTCTTATCCCGGCTGGGTCGCAGCGGAGAGAAGCCCTGCCCGCCGTTAAATCTGATGGCCGACTTTGCAGGTGGTAGTCTCACCTGTGCTCTGGGGATAGTGCTGGCTCTGCTGGAGAGGGCGAAGTCAGGGAAAGGACAGATCATTGATGCCAGCATG GTTGAAGGAGCTGCATATGTAGGTTCATGGATATGGAAAACTCGTAACATGTTTGTGTGGGATCGTCCTAGGGGACAAAACATGTTGGACGGTGGAGCACACTTCTACAATATCTATGAGACGGCAGATGGGAAATACATGTCAGTGGGAACCGTAGAGTCACAGTTCTACACAGAGCTACTGAAGG gcttAGAGCTGAACGATGCAGAGTTACCTCCTCAGATGAGCTTCACTGATTGGCCAGAGCTAAGACGGGTCTTCGCCGAGCGATTTGCTTCCAAAACTCAGGCGGAATGGACACAGATTTTTGATGGGACTGACGCTTGTGTTACACCTGTGTTGTCTTTCGACCAGGTGAGCTTGCACCCACATAACCAGGAAAGAGGCTCTTTCGTGAAGGACTCCAGCGGGGAGGAAAGCCCCCGGCCTGCCCCGGTTCTCTCCCGGACTCCTGCGGCGCCTTGCCTTGCCTCTGACCCTGCTGTCGGAGAACACACAGTTGAGGTCCTTACAGAGTTCGGGTTTACATCAACAGACATTGAGAAGTTGCTAGCAGCAGGGGTCATAGAGTCTAATCCTGTAAAGGCAAAGTTGTAA